The following proteins are co-located in the Ammospiza caudacuta isolate bAmmCau1 chromosome 20, bAmmCau1.pri, whole genome shotgun sequence genome:
- the HIC1 gene encoding hypermethylated in cancer 1 protein encodes MRVHRDLSWLAEATGRPGRRARSGMLDAMEVPSHSRQLLLQLNTQRTKGFLCDVIIVVQNALFRAHKNILAASSAYLKSLVVHDNLLNLDHEMVSPGIFRLILDFIYTGRLAECEPGSEQSLGAVLAAASYLQIPGLVALCKKKLKRSGKYCHLRGGYAPYKLGRGLRAATPVIQACYSGTPRPVDLPPVEPAAPLNTQCGELYASAAQGAPLHPHGLCPPERHCSPPCGLDLSKKSPTGPSAQLLPTDRLLPSEPREPSLPPRHDSPPVSAGLLGSHAAAYKDSPPGAEPGGHPHAPDPFRSTPPCAEPPLPRADGRELMYRWMKHEPLGPYLDEGEAEKELEREEKAESPPAAPQPRYPSVESNDLEPDNSTSEETGSSEGPSPGDALDRYCNHLGYEPESLGDNLYVCIPCGKGFPSSEQLNAHVEAHNEEELYHKAAAEQAVPFLDKGGPGLGDILRPYRCSSCDKSYKDPATLRQHEKTHWLTRPYPCTICGKKFTQRGTMTRHMRSHLGLKPFACDACGMRFTRQYRLTEHMRIHSGEKPYECQVCGGKFAQQRNLISHMKMHAAGPDGKAKLDFPDSVYAMARLTADQLGLKQEKAAELLSHTSHFLSDPKAMESLYPLAKFTAEHLGLSQDKAAEVLAQAPHLHTEAARTIERYSPP; translated from the exons ATGAGAGTTCACCGAGACCTCAGCTGGCTGGCGGAGGCCACCGGACGCCCAG GGCGGCGGGCGAGGAGCGGGATGCTGGACGCCATGGAGGTGCCGAGCCACTCgcggcagctgctgctgcagctgaacacGCAGCGCACCAAGGGCTTCCTGTGCGACGTGATCATCGTGGTGCAGAACGCGCTTTTCCGCGCGCACAAGAACATCCTGGCCGCCAGCAGCGCCTACCTCAAGTCGCTGGTGGTCCACGACAACCTGCTCAACCTGGACCATGAGATGGTGAGCCCCGGCATCTTCCGCCTCATCCTCGACTTCATCTACACCGGCCGCCTGGCCGAGTGCGAGCCGGGCAGCGAGCAGAGcctgggtgctgtgctggctgccgCCAGCTACCTCCAGATCCCCGGCTTGGTGGCCCTGTGCAAGAAGAAGCTGAAGCGCAGCGGCAAGTACTGCCACCTGCGCGGGGGCTACGCGCCCTACAAGCTGGGCCGCGGGCTGCGGGCCGCCACGCCGGTCATCCAGGCTTGCTACTCGGGGACGCCGCGGCCCGTGGACCTGCCTCCCGTGGAGCCGGCGGCGCCTCTCAACACGCAGTGCGGGGAGCTGTACGCCTCGGCCGCCCAGGGCGCCCCGCTGCACCCCCACGGGCTGTGCCCGCCCGAGCGCCACTGCTCGCCGCCCTGCGGCCTCGACCTCTCCAAGAAGAGCCCCACCGGCCCCTCcgcccagctcctgcccaccgACCGCCTGCTGCCCAGCGAGCCCCGCGAGCCCTCGCTGCCCCCACGGCACGACAGCCCCCCGGTCAGCGCCGGCCTCCTGGGCAGCCACGCCGCTGCCTACAAGGACTCCCCGCCGGGCGCTGAGCCGGGGGGACACCCCCACGCCCCCGACCCCTTCCGCAGCACGCCGCCCTGCGCCGAGCCCCCGCTGCCCCGCGCCGACGGGCGAGAGCTGATGTACCGCTGGATGAAGCACGAGCCCCTGGGCCCCTACCTGGACGAGGGGGAAGcggagaaggagctggagcgGGAGGAGAAGGCCGAATCGCCGCCTGCGGCACCGCAGCCCCGCTACCCCAGCGTGGAGAGCAACGACCTGGAGCCTGACAACAGCACGAGCGAGGAGACGGGCAGCAGCGAGGGCCCCTCGCCTGGTGACGCGCTGGACCGATACTGCAACCACCTGGGCTACGAGCCGGAGAGCCTGGGCGACAACCTGTACGTCTGCATCCCCTGCGGCAAGGGCTTCCCCAGCTCCGAGCAGCTGAACGCCCACGTGGAGGCCCACAACGAAGAGGAGCTCTATCACAAGGCGGCGGCCGAGCAGGCCGTGCCCTTCCTGGACAAAGGTGGCCCGGGGCTGGGTGACATCTTGCGGCCTTACCGCTGCTCCTCCTGCGACAAGTCCTACAAGGACCCGGCCACGCTGCGGCAGCACGAGAAGACGCACTGGCTGACGCGCCCCTACCCCTGCACCATCTGCGGCAAGAAGTTCACGCAGCGCGGCACCATGACCCGCCACATGCGCAGCCACCTCGGCCTGAAGCCCTTCGCCTGCGACGCCTGCGGGATGCGCTTCACCCGCCAGTACCGCCTGACCGAGCACATGCGCATCCACTCGGGCGAGAAGCCCTACGAGTGCCAGGTGTGCGGCGGCAAGTTCGCCCAGCAGCGCAACCTCATCAGCCACATGAAGATGCACGCGGCCGGCCCCGACGGCAAAGCCAAGCTGGACTTCCCCGACAGCGTCTACGCCATGGCCCGGCTCACCGCCGACCAGCTGGGGCTCAAGCAGGAGAAGGCGGCCGAGCTGCTGTCCCACACCTCGCACTTCCTCAGCGACCCCAAGGCCATGGAGAGCCTCTACCCCCTGGCCAAGTTCACGGCCGAGCACCTGGGGCTGAGCCAGGACAAGGCGGCCGAGGTGCTGGCGCAGGCTCCGCACCTGCACACCGAGGCCGCCCGGACCATAGAGCGATACTCGCCCCCCTAG
- the OVCA2 gene encoding esterase OVCA2, translating to MGSHPVTRQHRCPQGPTPAALEELPLAGPGRAAALPGSHRGSRPARPAGAAPSSHPPVTSGRQGAPSPPRSRSARSRLSSQSARGVSAGRRKWRCRGAAMAEARPLRLLALHGYRQSARRLRQRTGALRKALRGRAELVPIDAPHRLPASAEDDPDGDDPPRGWWFSGPGTFEAGEAAAAPAGLEESLSAVAAALAEHGPFDGLLGFSQGAALAAMVCALRARGDPRFPVAFAVLVAAFASRAPAHGHFYREPIALPSLHVVGDTDAVIAAALSRELAQCFVEPVVLSHPGGHFIPAAAAQKKAYLEFLERFCPGQGQAERPEAGEAREGAL from the coding sequence ATGGGGTCGCACCCCGTAACTCGACAACACCGCTGCCCGCAAGGACCGACCCCGGCTGCCCTCGAGGAGTTGCCCCTTGCAGGACCGGGCCGTGCTGCCGCCCTGCCCGGGTCTCACCGGGGGTCCCgtcccgcccgccccgccggggctgccccgtccTCACACCCACCGGTGACCTccggccgccagggggcgccgtCACCTCCGCGGAGCCGCTCCGCTCGCTCTCGTCTGTCCAGCCAATCAGCGCGCGGCGTTTCGGCGGGAAGGCGGAAGTGGCGCTGCCGGGGCGCGGCCATGGCGGAGGCGCGGCCGCTGCGGCTGCTGGCGCTGCACGGGTACCGGCAGAGCGCCCGCCGCCTCCGCCAGCGCACCGGCGCGCTCCGCAAGGCCCTGCGCGGCCGCGCCGAGCTGGTGCCCATCGACGCGCCGCACCGCCTGCCCGCCAGCGCTGAGGACGACCCCGACGGGGATGACCCCCCCCGCGGCTGGTGGTTCTCCGGGCCCGGCACGTTCGAGGCGGGCGAAGCGGCCGCGGCTCCGGCGGGGCTGGAGGAGTCGCTGTCGGCCGTGGCGGCGGCGCTGGCGGAGCACGGGCCCTTCGACGGGCTGCTGGGCTTCAGCCAGGGCGCGGCGCTGGCCGCCATGGTGTGCGCGCTGCGGGCCCGCGGCGACCCGCGCTTCCCGGTGGCCTTCGCCGTGCTGGTGGCCGCGTTCGCCAGCCGCGCCCCGGCACACGGACACTTCTACCGGGAGCCCATCGCCCTGCCCTCGCTGCACGTCGTGGGCGACACGGACGCCGTGATCGCAGCGGcgctgagcagggagctggcgCAGTGCTTCGTGGAGCCCGTGGTGCTCTCGCACCCCGGCGGGCACTTCATCCCCGCGGCTGCGGCGCAGAAGAAAGCCTACCTGGAATTCCTGGAACGCTTCTGCCCCGGGCAGGGCCAGGCCGAGCGCCcagaggctggggaggctcGAGAAGGGGCTCTGTAA